Genomic window (Sphingosinicella microcystinivorans):
CGTCTCGACGGGCTTGAAGGTCCACGCGAGGCCGGGCGCGACGTTCGCGTCGAAGCGCACCTTGATGAGCCTGTCGACGGCGTTCGGCGCGGCGGTCTCGTCCACGCGCATGGTGGTGCCGCCGAAGCCGGTGACCTGACAGAACAGGCGGTAGAGCGGCACGCTCGCGTAGGCGAGGCCGAGCATCGCGACTGCGACGCCCGCGGCGATGAAGCCGGTGCGGCGGATACCCTTCCCGTCGCTCATCCCATCCTCGCGATAGTGATGGCGTAGAACAGCACGGCAAGGCCGACGAGAACCGCGCCGAGCACGAGGTTGCGGCTGCGCCGCCTCTTCTGGAAGTCGTCGTCGTCCGCCACGATCATGCCGAAAGCCAGCGGTCGGCGACGAGCGCGCCGAACAGGATGAAGAGGTAGAGGACCGAGAAGGCGAACAGGCGGCGTTCCGGGCGCATGGCAGCCGGATCGGTCGCATCGTTGCGGTACACCGCCACGGCGAGCGCCATGAACACCGCGCCGAGCGCGGCGGCCGTCAGGCCGTAGAGCGCGCCGGTGAGGCGCATCGCCCACGGCAGCACGCTGACGCCGACGAGGAGCGGCGTGTAGGCGAGGATCTGGACGCGCGTCGCGCGCTCGCCGTGCGTCACGGGCAGCATCGGCACGCCCGCGTTCGCATAGTCGCCGCGCACGAACAGCGCGAGGCTCCAGAAATGCGGCGGCGTCCACAGGAAGATGAGCGCGAACAGCAGGATCGGCAGCGCCGTCACGTCGCCCGTCACCGCCGCCCAGCCGATCACCGGCGGGAACGCGCCCGCGGCGCCGCCGATGACGATGTTCTGCGGCGTGCGGCGTTTCAGCCAGACCGTGTAGACGAACACGTAGAACAGGATCGAGGCGGTGAGGAGAGCCGCGGCCGCGACGTTCACGGCGAGCGCCATCACGGCGACCGCGCCGACCGCGAGGCTCACCGCGAAGCCGAACGCCGAGGCCGGGTCGATGCGCCCCGCCGGGATCGGCCGGTTCGCCGTGCGCTTCATGCGCGCGTCGAGATCGGCCTCGTACCACATGTTGAGCGCGCCCGAGGCGCCCGCCGCGACCGCGATGCAGAGCACCGCCGTGAAGCCGATCACCGGGTGGATGTGGCCGGGCGCCGCCAGCAGGCCGCAAAGCCCCGTGAAGACGACGAGCGTCATCACGCGCGGCTTCAGCAGCGCGAAATAGTCGCGCCAGTCAGCGAAATCGCTGACCGGCGTGACGGAGACGGCGGGTACGCTGGCCACGAACGTCCTACTTGATTTCCGGCAGGGTCTCGAACTGGTGGAACGGCGGCGGCGAGGACAGCGTCCACTCGAGCGTCGTCGCACCCTCGCCCCACGGATTGTCGGCGGCCTTCTTGCCGCTCAGCAGCGAGACGATGATGTTCACGAAGAAGAACACCAGGCCGACCGCCATGATCACGTAGCCGAGCGAGGCGATGTGGTTCCAGTAGGCGAACGCATCCGGGTAGTCCGGGTAGCGGCGCGGCATGCCGTCCTGGCCGAGGAAGTGCATCGGGAAGAACAGCACGTTCACGCCGATGAAGAACACCCAGAAGTGCAGCTTGCCGAGCAGCTCGTTGTACATCCGGCCCGACATCTTCGGGAACCAGTAGTAGAAGCCCGCGAACAGCGCGAACACGGCGCCCAGCGACAGCACGTAGTGGAAGTGCGCCACCACGTAGTAGGTGTCGTGCATGATCGTGTCGACGCCGGCGTTCGAGAGAACGACGCCGGTGACGCCGCCCAATGTGAACATGATGATGAAGCCGATCGCCCACAGCATCGGCGTCTCGAAGCTGATCGAGCCGCCCCACATGGTGGCGATCCACGAGAAGATCTTGATGCCGGTGGGCACCGCGATGATCATCGTCGCCGCCGTGAAATAGAGCTTCACGTTCACGTCGAGGCCGACCGTGTACATGTGGTGCGCCCACACGATGAAGCCGATGAAGCCGATCGCCACCATCGCGTAGGCCATGCCGAGGTAGCCGAAGGCGGGCTTGCGGCTGAACGTCGCCACGACCTGGCTGA
Coding sequences:
- a CDS encoding heme o synthase; translation: MASVPAVSVTPVSDFADWRDYFALLKPRVMTLVVFTGLCGLLAAPGHIHPVIGFTAVLCIAVAAGASGALNMWYEADLDARMKRTANRPIPAGRIDPASAFGFAVSLAVGAVAVMALAVNVAAAALLTASILFYVFVYTVWLKRRTPQNIVIGGAAGAFPPVIGWAAVTGDVTALPILLFALIFLWTPPHFWSLALFVRGDYANAGVPMLPVTHGERATRVQILAYTPLLVGVSVLPWAMRLTGALYGLTAAALGAVFMALAVAVYRNDATDPAAMRPERRLFAFSVLYLFILFGALVADRWLSA